A genome region from Alteripontixanthobacter maritimus includes the following:
- a CDS encoding putative bifunctional diguanylate cyclase/phosphodiesterase encodes MRVFACLAHDHNLMLVLLAAVMCVFGAFVSVKLFARMLSERGLPRFYWLFLSAVTSGSAIWTTHFIAMLGYNPGVPITFDATLTIVSALIAVIGSGIGLSLANLRSNTLAAICGGGTIGLAIAAMHYVGMFAYRVDGVVRWLPEYVVPSIIGSVVLSVAAIDQLRRRPSDRHQWKATALFVAAIVTLHFVGMAAFVVTPIAGFSSGADSEAFTAMAAAVAMVALLIVGTGITTNLVETRTRTDSRDKLRHQALHDALTQLANRRSFTEQLTRECAALRTGHAKPFVLLMIDLDRFKHVNDTLGHPVGDEVLRRVAVRLGRAVRSGDLVARLGGDEFAVIARDITSPGTAESLAQRIVEVLSRPFVINSSIAEIGGSVGLALAPEHAGDTDTLIQHADVALYTAKRGGRNRHFTFDPALIEQLEDRRAMESDLRRAVMREDFAVVYQPVMDTASGECTGAEALVRWNCSDRGDVPPSKFIPMAEELGLITRIGSQVLRRACIDAASWPDKVAVSVNVSPVQLMDPRLPQTVTQALEESGITPARLELEITETALLGNDEEALQMLKQISGMGVRISLDDFGTGYSSLSYLHRFPIDRIKIDRSFVAQLPDDPGSASIVRAIAQLGVSLDMRITAEGIETAAQHDFITKHGCSNMQGYLFSHPVPHTQICALFDSKAPRNAAA; translated from the coding sequence ATGCGTGTATTTGCCTGCCTTGCTCACGATCACAATCTGATGCTCGTCCTGCTGGCAGCGGTAATGTGCGTGTTCGGGGCGTTCGTATCGGTCAAGCTGTTCGCGCGGATGCTGTCGGAACGCGGGTTGCCGCGGTTCTACTGGCTGTTCCTTTCGGCGGTCACGTCGGGTTCTGCGATCTGGACGACCCATTTCATCGCCATGCTTGGATATAATCCCGGCGTCCCGATCACATTCGACGCGACGCTGACGATCGTATCCGCGCTCATCGCAGTGATTGGCAGTGGTATCGGCCTCTCGCTGGCCAACTTGCGCAGCAATACCCTGGCAGCAATCTGCGGCGGCGGTACGATCGGTCTGGCAATCGCGGCGATGCATTATGTCGGAATGTTTGCCTACCGGGTCGATGGCGTGGTGCGCTGGCTGCCGGAATATGTGGTGCCGTCGATCATCGGATCGGTCGTGCTGTCAGTGGCAGCAATAGACCAGTTGCGGCGGCGACCGTCGGACAGACATCAGTGGAAGGCGACGGCGCTGTTCGTGGCGGCCATCGTCACCCTTCATTTTGTCGGCATGGCAGCATTCGTTGTCACGCCGATCGCCGGCTTTTCCAGCGGAGCGGACAGCGAAGCCTTTACCGCCATGGCGGCAGCGGTGGCGATGGTGGCACTGCTGATCGTGGGTACCGGCATCACTACCAATCTGGTGGAAACGCGCACCCGTACGGATTCGCGTGACAAACTGCGACATCAGGCGCTGCACGACGCGCTGACCCAGCTTGCGAACCGCCGGTCGTTTACGGAGCAGTTGACCAGGGAATGCGCCGCCTTGCGAACCGGCCATGCCAAACCGTTTGTGCTACTCATGATCGACCTCGACCGGTTCAAGCACGTTAACGATACGCTTGGTCATCCCGTCGGCGATGAGGTGCTGCGGCGGGTAGCGGTACGGCTCGGCCGCGCAGTGCGAAGCGGCGATTTGGTGGCCCGTCTGGGCGGGGATGAATTCGCCGTGATCGCGCGCGATATAACCAGTCCAGGAACCGCAGAATCGCTTGCACAGCGCATAGTCGAAGTGCTTTCCAGACCCTTTGTGATCAATTCCAGCATCGCCGAGATCGGCGGTAGCGTCGGACTGGCGCTTGCGCCGGAACACGCCGGCGACACTGACACGCTGATCCAGCACGCAGATGTCGCTTTGTACACAGCGAAGCGTGGCGGCCGGAACCGCCACTTTACCTTCGACCCTGCTCTGATCGAGCAATTGGAGGACCGGCGGGCGATGGAATCCGATCTGCGGCGCGCCGTTATGCGCGAGGATTTCGCAGTGGTTTATCAACCAGTCATGGACACCGCATCCGGCGAATGCACAGGGGCTGAGGCGCTGGTACGCTGGAACTGTTCGGATCGCGGCGATGTCCCGCCATCGAAATTCATTCCCATGGCGGAAGAACTGGGCCTGATAACCCGCATCGGTTCGCAAGTGCTGCGCCGCGCCTGCATTGATGCGGCTTCATGGCCTGACAAGGTTGCGGTTTCCGTCAATGTCTCACCAGTACAGCTGATGGACCCCCGTCTTCCGCAGACGGTCACCCAGGCGCTTGAGGAATCCGGCATTACGCCAGCGCGCCTTGAGCTGGAAATCACTGAAACCGCGTTGTTGGGCAATGACGAAGAGGCGCTGCAGATGCTCAAGCAGATCAGCGGCATGGGTGTGAGGATTTCGCTGGACGATTTCGGGACCGGCTATTCCTCGCTCAGCTATTTGCATCGGTTTCCCATCGACCGGATCAAGATCGATCGTAGTTTCGTGGCGCAACTGCCGGACGATCCCGGCAGCGCGTCGATTGTGCGGGCCATCGCGCAGCTTGGCGTGAGCTTGGACATGCGGATTACTGCAGAGGGCATTGAGACGGCGGCGCAGCACGACTTCATCACCAAACACGGATGCAGCAACATGCAGGGTTACCTGTTCAGCCATCCGGTACCGCACACACAGATCTGCGCCCTGTTCGACAGCAAGGCGCCGCGCAATGCGGCAGCCTGA
- the hemF gene encoding oxygen-dependent coproporphyrinogen oxidase: MTDWAPYTIRAKDWFEALRDRICDAFVQIEREAGSNAAFEFIEWDREEEGNPDPGGGVRGVMKGKVFEKVGVNVSTVRGAFAPEFARTMHGAADSPEFNATGISLVAHMANPHVPAVHMNTRFLVTGKAWFGGGADLNPPIPYEEDTAEFHAALRAACMAHNPTYYDRFSKWADEYFYIPHRGVHRGVGGIFYDHLECSAPDDDAAEQESFDENAAFERNFAFTRDVGEAFLSVYPRIVRRHVADEYTAADKATQLEWRGRYAEFNLVHDRGTLFGLKTGGNIDAILMSLPPEATWS, encoded by the coding sequence ATGACCGATTGGGCCCCCTATACCATCCGCGCCAAGGATTGGTTCGAAGCTTTGCGTGACAGAATCTGCGATGCCTTCGTCCAGATCGAGCGCGAGGCAGGTAGCAATGCCGCGTTCGAATTTATCGAATGGGACCGGGAGGAAGAGGGCAACCCCGATCCTGGCGGCGGCGTGCGCGGCGTGATGAAGGGCAAGGTGTTCGAAAAGGTCGGCGTCAATGTCAGCACGGTGCGCGGCGCCTTCGCACCTGAATTCGCGCGCACCATGCATGGCGCGGCGGACAGTCCCGAATTCAACGCGACCGGTATCTCGTTGGTGGCGCATATGGCCAATCCTCACGTGCCCGCCGTCCATATGAACACCCGTTTCCTGGTGACCGGGAAGGCGTGGTTCGGGGGCGGGGCGGACCTCAATCCGCCGATCCCCTATGAAGAAGATACGGCCGAATTTCACGCAGCCCTGCGCGCCGCCTGTATGGCGCACAACCCCACCTATTACGATCGGTTTTCGAAATGGGCGGATGAGTATTTCTACATCCCGCATCGCGGCGTTCATCGCGGAGTTGGAGGTATCTTTTACGATCACCTGGAATGCAGCGCGCCGGATGACGATGCTGCCGAACAGGAGAGTTTCGATGAGAACGCTGCGTTCGAGCGCAATTTCGCTTTCACCCGCGATGTAGGAGAAGCATTCCTCAGCGTGTATCCACGCATCGTGCGGCGTCATGTGGCCGATGAATACACCGCCGCCGACAAGGCAACCCAGCTGGAATGGCGCGGACGCTATGCCGAATTCAACCTGGTGCATGATCGCGGCACCCTGTTCGGCCTGAAGACCGGCGGCAATATCGACGCCATCCTGATGAGCCTGCCGCCTGAAGCGACGTGGAGCTGA